A DNA window from Rhodococcus sp. 4CII contains the following coding sequences:
- a CDS encoding ATP-binding protein gives MTTYDDNDIASLFDPQLEDPVPVIPPGALPPSWAAGRQTPAPQPGPRAWSEVEFPPHPVTEVPEEVDTRAEDPAVLAEDTRTPERRRKRSKRRGKTPADREKAAAKKRADRARKAVRLQLTGTSGHITRTSRTSTAWFVQKQGPWNFRTTGKQRRFIRDEAMVLTNLQQAGVERLHRRLVRTPFPVEQWAKDHDQWAAPIDDVPGALSWAEYLRGQQHAMLWSNATIKGRYWGIELPQRSVLGIGLDYLANTLGYVANWPLLGTLSSLITVWADDAFAREEKALADHLAELERIMAGRGVNAAPASPTAVDYLLRRSATIGLPLAAGGGAAGAGDWEEDDVAALEDLTDLSLTPGDGYTTVSGVVEGRRYTGAVIVLTVGRMAPLPIPERMLPWQVIGDPSGEPLEWSDRIELHDKAQTIRTMRSLTGKIENQFDHYTVEHDEVPPKELAEQHTRVQDVISDVEEDHSGLSTRTSGWYRVAVVGATPDEARKKVAGLREMYKPHIALEQEHGQFQLLREFIPGEPRANIAHTRHMDVEAVAAGMATAGDRIGDRRGVVLGETSSIAPRPVIWDCFAAHEIKHKSGLTPIVAVPGSGKTFLAGMIVYQAVRAGAYGVVLDPSGPLKELANLPEFRDIARVYALTGRDSRPGALNPYRVIIDPRRDDPEYDTRHPDFARVADPFAAGQAKYDADMRAAAAERVEVAVSVLKMMLTERHLHLEHTESVLHLAANRVGGDRDHNLGEVLDAIKAIGKDDPDQAVRTCASGVYQQLELMSRLAEARVLFPEAGTVGSGVDDFDADIRLTILTMPGLQLPPEGVPSSQWTPQQRMTAPLMHMAAWLANRLVYEKPRHVRKVLFLDENKYLESTGAGRTLNLRIARDSRKFKVRALVCSQLPDDFLGLDGTDDKTALTYEVFVGDVGGDPHAIDGALKLLKLPAGQGFEAFLAELGSGGEDTLDEDTDTSYQDQARRWMVRMADDVELVRSSWVHYVHLSHVFAALNSSTAKNALGGAA, from the coding sequence ATGACCACCTACGACGACAACGACATCGCATCGCTGTTCGACCCTCAACTCGAAGACCCGGTGCCGGTGATCCCGCCAGGAGCGCTGCCGCCGTCATGGGCGGCGGGACGGCAGACGCCGGCCCCACAACCGGGCCCGCGGGCGTGGTCGGAAGTGGAGTTCCCTCCGCACCCGGTCACCGAGGTGCCCGAGGAGGTCGATACCCGGGCAGAGGACCCCGCCGTCCTGGCCGAAGACACTCGCACGCCCGAGCGCCGGCGCAAGCGCTCCAAGCGCCGCGGGAAGACGCCCGCCGATCGCGAGAAGGCGGCGGCGAAGAAGCGCGCCGATCGTGCCCGGAAGGCGGTGCGGCTGCAGCTGACCGGGACCTCCGGTCACATCACCCGCACCTCACGCACGTCGACGGCGTGGTTCGTGCAGAAGCAGGGGCCGTGGAACTTCCGCACCACCGGCAAGCAGCGGCGCTTCATCCGGGACGAGGCGATGGTGCTGACCAACCTGCAGCAGGCTGGTGTCGAGCGACTGCACCGGCGACTGGTGCGCACCCCGTTCCCGGTCGAGCAGTGGGCCAAGGACCACGACCAGTGGGCTGCCCCGATCGACGACGTCCCGGGCGCCCTGTCGTGGGCGGAGTACCTGCGCGGGCAGCAGCACGCGATGCTGTGGTCGAACGCGACGATCAAGGGCCGCTACTGGGGCATCGAACTGCCGCAGCGGTCGGTGCTCGGGATCGGGCTCGACTACCTCGCCAACACCCTCGGCTACGTCGCGAACTGGCCGCTCCTGGGCACCCTCTCGTCCCTGATCACCGTCTGGGCCGACGACGCCTTCGCACGCGAGGAGAAGGCGCTCGCCGATCATCTCGCCGAACTCGAACGGATCATGGCCGGCCGCGGAGTCAACGCCGCCCCAGCATCACCGACTGCAGTCGACTACCTGCTGCGCCGGTCGGCGACGATCGGCCTACCGCTCGCTGCGGGCGGCGGTGCCGCCGGTGCCGGCGACTGGGAAGAGGACGATGTCGCCGCCCTCGAAGACCTCACCGACCTGTCCCTGACACCCGGAGATGGCTACACCACCGTCTCCGGCGTCGTCGAGGGCCGCCGCTACACCGGTGCGGTCATCGTCCTGACCGTCGGACGCATGGCCCCGCTGCCGATCCCGGAGCGGATGCTGCCCTGGCAGGTCATCGGCGACCCCTCCGGTGAACCGCTGGAATGGTCGGATCGGATCGAGCTGCACGACAAGGCACAAACCATCCGCACCATGCGCTCGCTCACCGGCAAAATCGAGAACCAATTCGACCACTACACCGTCGAACACGACGAGGTCCCGCCGAAGGAACTGGCCGAGCAGCACACCCGCGTCCAGGACGTCATCTCCGACGTCGAAGAGGACCACTCCGGGCTCTCCACCCGCACCTCCGGTTGGTACCGGGTCGCCGTCGTCGGAGCGACCCCCGACGAGGCCCGCAAGAAGGTGGCCGGTCTACGGGAGATGTACAAGCCGCACATCGCCCTCGAACAGGAACACGGACAGTTCCAGCTACTACGCGAATTCATCCCCGGTGAGCCCCGGGCGAACATCGCCCACACACGGCACATGGACGTCGAAGCCGTCGCCGCAGGCATGGCCACCGCCGGTGACCGGATCGGCGACCGCCGCGGAGTGGTACTCGGGGAGACCTCGTCGATCGCGCCGCGCCCCGTGATTTGGGATTGCTTCGCCGCGCACGAGATCAAGCACAAATCCGGGCTCACCCCCATCGTCGCGGTGCCCGGTTCGGGTAAGACGTTCCTGGCCGGGATGATCGTCTACCAGGCGGTCCGCGCGGGCGCCTACGGTGTCGTCCTCGACCCCTCGGGGCCGCTCAAGGAGCTGGCGAACCTACCCGAGTTCCGGGACATCGCCCGGGTCTACGCGCTCACCGGCCGCGACTCCCGTCCCGGAGCACTCAACCCCTACCGCGTCATCATCGACCCACGCCGCGACGACCCCGAGTACGACACCCGCCATCCGGACTTCGCGCGCGTTGCCGACCCGTTCGCCGCGGGACAGGCGAAATACGACGCGGACATGCGCGCCGCGGCCGCCGAACGAGTCGAGGTCGCCGTGTCGGTGCTGAAGATGATGCTCACCGAACGGCACCTGCATCTCGAGCACACCGAATCGGTGCTGCACCTGGCCGCCAACCGCGTCGGCGGGGACCGCGACCACAACCTGGGCGAAGTCCTCGACGCCATCAAGGCGATCGGTAAGGATGATCCCGACCAAGCCGTGCGCACCTGCGCCAGTGGCGTGTATCAGCAGCTGGAGTTGATGTCCCGACTCGCCGAAGCCCGGGTGCTCTTCCCAGAAGCCGGCACGGTCGGCAGCGGCGTGGACGACTTCGACGCCGACATCCGGCTCACCATTCTCACGATGCCCGGCCTGCAGCTGCCACCCGAGGGCGTTCCCTCCTCGCAGTGGACCCCGCAGCAGCGGATGACCGCCCCACTGATGCACATGGCCGCGTGGCTGGCGAACCGGCTCGTCTACGAAAAGCCGAGGCACGTACGCAAGGTGCTGTTCCTCGACGAAAACAAGTACCTCGAATCCACCGGCGCCGGCCGCACCCTGAACCTGCGGATCGCCCGCGACTCCCGCAAGTTCAAGGTCCGCGCCCTGGTCTGCTCACAGCTGCCCGACGACTTCCTCGGCCTCGACGGCACCGACGACAAAACTGCCCTGACCTACGAAGTTTTCGTCGGCGACGTCGGCGGTGACCCGCACGCCATCGACGGGGCCCTCAAGCTCCTCAAACTCCCTGCCGGGCAGGGCTTCGAGGCTTTCCTCGCCGAACTCGGCAGCGGCGGTGAGGACACCCTCGACGAGGACACCGACACCTCCTACCAGGACCAAGCCCGCCGGTGGATGGTGCGGATGGCCGACGACGTCGAACTGGTCCGGTCGAGCTGGGTCCACTACGTGCACCTGTCCCACGTCTTCGCCGCGTTGAACTCGAGTACCGCGAAGAACGCCCTCGGAGGTGCCGCATGA
- a CDS encoding RecQ family ATP-dependent DNA helicase produces the protein MDDQQERHVPTLAPPVNLRDHAEELLRDIAGPHAALHQDQWTAIEALVVHRKRALVVQRTGWGKSAVYFVAARLLRSRKMGPTVIVSPLLALMRNQVGAAQRGGVLAATINSDNFSEWESIRTDIAADRVDVLLISPERLINPRFREEVLPVLAATAGLVVIDEAHCVSDWGHDFRPSYRAIAGLLAQLPDGIPVLATTATANDRVIADVAAQLGVGASGSNDGAIVLRGGLDRPSLHLSVTHLDDHVDRGIWLADRLGDLPGSGIIYALTIAAAGELETALSERGHSVCVYTGRTDADKRVTLEADLLANRVKALVATSALGMGFDKPDLGFVVHVGAPASPISYYQQIGRAGRATDRAEVILLPGREDQEIWDYFGSLAFPREEVVRRLLDTLDKKKPHTIKALAEKTELHRRRTEMVLRVLEVDGVVRRVRGGWIDTGARWTYDRERYEGLEDARNAEQQAMIDYQHTDSCRMAFLRRQLDDPDLDDNTECGRCDTCAGRRARNQPIPPAAEFQDVR, from the coding sequence GTGGATGACCAGCAAGAACGACACGTCCCCACCCTGGCTCCGCCGGTGAATCTTCGCGATCACGCGGAAGAGCTGCTGCGCGACATTGCAGGACCACACGCGGCATTGCATCAAGACCAATGGACCGCTATCGAAGCGCTCGTCGTGCACCGCAAACGTGCCCTGGTGGTGCAGCGGACAGGATGGGGAAAGTCTGCGGTGTATTTCGTGGCCGCGAGGCTACTGCGATCGCGAAAGATGGGCCCCACGGTGATCGTGTCACCGTTGCTGGCTTTGATGCGAAACCAAGTCGGAGCAGCGCAGCGTGGGGGAGTGCTCGCGGCGACGATCAACTCCGACAACTTCAGCGAGTGGGAGAGCATCCGCACCGATATAGCCGCCGATCGGGTCGATGTGCTGTTGATCAGCCCCGAGCGCCTGATCAATCCACGCTTCCGTGAGGAGGTGTTGCCAGTCCTCGCCGCGACCGCGGGCCTGGTCGTCATCGATGAGGCGCACTGTGTCTCGGACTGGGGGCACGACTTCCGGCCCTCGTACAGGGCCATCGCCGGCCTCCTCGCTCAGCTGCCGGACGGCATCCCAGTCCTAGCGACCACCGCCACGGCCAACGACCGGGTGATTGCCGACGTTGCCGCCCAGCTCGGCGTCGGAGCCAGCGGCAGCAACGACGGCGCGATCGTCCTGCGGGGCGGTTTGGACCGGCCCTCGCTGCACCTGTCCGTAACTCACCTCGACGATCACGTCGACCGCGGCATCTGGCTGGCAGATCGGCTCGGTGACCTGCCGGGCTCGGGCATCATCTACGCCCTGACTATCGCCGCGGCCGGAGAACTGGAGACCGCACTCTCGGAGCGCGGACACAGTGTTTGCGTCTACACCGGGAGAACCGACGCCGACAAGCGCGTCACCCTCGAAGCGGATCTTCTGGCCAACAGAGTGAAAGCGCTTGTCGCGACATCCGCATTGGGCATGGGCTTCGACAAGCCCGACCTCGGGTTTGTCGTCCATGTGGGCGCACCAGCGTCTCCGATCTCGTACTACCAGCAGATCGGCCGCGCCGGCCGAGCCACGGACCGAGCGGAGGTGATCCTGCTTCCGGGCCGAGAGGACCAGGAAATCTGGGACTACTTCGGGTCCCTCGCATTCCCCCGCGAAGAGGTTGTCCGGCGACTTCTCGACACACTCGACAAGAAGAAGCCCCACACGATCAAGGCACTAGCGGAGAAAACCGAACTTCATCGCCGGAGGACGGAGATGGTCCTGCGCGTCCTCGAGGTAGACGGCGTAGTGCGGCGAGTACGCGGCGGGTGGATCGACACTGGAGCACGGTGGACGTACGACCGGGAACGCTATGAGGGACTCGAGGACGCTCGGAACGCCGAGCAACAGGCCATGATCGACTACCAGCACACCGATAGCTGCCGCATGGCTTTCCTTCGTCGACAACTCGACGACCCAGACCTCGACGACAACACAGAATGCGGACGGTGCGACACCTGCGCGGGGAGAAGAGCGAGGAATCAGCCGATCCCGCCTGCAGCGGAATTCCAGGACGTCCGATAA
- a CDS encoding FtsK/SpoIIIE domain-containing protein — MAQRDPLKDFLVELFGPGPGSRNARAEQAAAAKPAVAPYRTFAPIPVAAAGLAFYAPELAETPVVETVNGMGEILAALHEHTLPLALLGAAWSAVDIARFRGHCQRVMLEAQIRQTTRHLPVKVSVPFPPGIGTLRTAKIKLPRGAIIRPKEMDEFTAAVRGSAGSRTGKYTYTVRHDAHRDRILITRKLTEADTRSARHKALELALKDGPLKDPVVTVDTRDENGVETGYMITFTPSLNSGARGFQAKVEEALASLAGDHESGRTWATQWTPSEGFLVMRLRAPLPTRVDHPLELVDENLRHLPYATGAGDLSLFWDVSTKSNKPHALIVGPTGGGKTSVIRTLLTEAARRGIPFLGVDPKMIELDGLEGYPGCAAIVYDFVRAAMLVRALHAEMMARNRYVHVKKIEPSQLPLMIAVLDEFFILSGKWQALAKTGDDETRALLKELDPLGAWADLAVLARSAGIRLLLGVQRPDASLFGGASGNARDNFGTRMSLGHLSQDGALMMWGDSTVGREVDTSVPGRGVVTSLDGSPVDAQMWWTPNVDPHPNKWNQLSEAEKAIVRGLTPVEPPTLQFYSKELRDFVESERVLAQRARERGDVLEPVVLGDSPADAIPASAVTEGMVILLDDDQGNEVPVTVDAVTVIRDKDTGDVLETTLSIGTGGRLKTNVHYGPTDVVFLPEPDQILTTV, encoded by the coding sequence ATGGCGCAGCGAGATCCGCTGAAGGACTTCCTCGTCGAGCTGTTCGGTCCGGGACCGGGCAGTCGCAACGCTCGCGCCGAGCAGGCGGCCGCGGCGAAGCCCGCCGTCGCCCCCTACCGGACCTTCGCCCCCATTCCGGTAGCCGCTGCCGGCCTCGCCTTCTACGCACCCGAATTGGCGGAGACCCCCGTCGTCGAGACGGTCAACGGGATGGGCGAGATCCTCGCCGCACTCCACGAGCACACGCTGCCGCTCGCACTCCTCGGCGCAGCCTGGTCCGCAGTCGACATCGCCCGGTTCCGTGGCCACTGCCAGCGGGTGATGCTCGAGGCTCAGATCCGCCAGACCACCCGGCACCTGCCGGTCAAAGTAAGCGTGCCGTTCCCGCCCGGCATCGGCACGTTGCGGACCGCGAAGATCAAGCTGCCGCGCGGTGCGATCATCCGCCCGAAGGAGATGGACGAATTCACCGCCGCAGTCCGCGGATCGGCTGGGTCGCGCACCGGGAAGTACACCTACACCGTCCGCCACGACGCGCACCGCGACCGGATTCTGATTACCCGCAAGCTGACAGAGGCGGACACCCGCTCGGCGCGTCACAAGGCGCTCGAGCTGGCACTCAAAGATGGCCCGCTCAAGGACCCGGTCGTCACCGTCGACACCCGCGACGAGAACGGTGTCGAGACCGGCTACATGATCACCTTCACTCCCTCGCTCAACAGTGGGGCACGCGGCTTCCAGGCCAAGGTCGAGGAAGCGCTCGCCTCCCTTGCCGGTGACCACGAGTCGGGCCGTACCTGGGCCACCCAGTGGACCCCGTCCGAAGGGTTCTTGGTGATGCGGCTGCGGGCGCCGCTGCCCACCCGTGTCGATCACCCGCTCGAGTTGGTCGACGAGAACCTGCGCCACCTGCCGTACGCGACCGGGGCCGGCGACCTGAGTCTGTTCTGGGATGTCTCGACGAAGTCGAACAAGCCGCACGCGTTGATCGTCGGCCCGACCGGTGGCGGCAAGACCTCGGTGATCCGCACTCTGCTCACCGAGGCGGCTCGCCGCGGTATCCCGTTCCTCGGGGTCGATCCGAAGATGATCGAACTCGACGGTCTCGAGGGCTACCCCGGGTGTGCTGCGATCGTCTACGACTTTGTCCGCGCGGCGATGCTGGTGCGCGCCCTGCACGCGGAGATGATGGCCCGTAACCGGTACGTACACGTGAAGAAGATCGAACCGTCCCAGCTGCCGTTGATGATCGCGGTGCTCGACGAGTTCTTCATCCTCTCCGGGAAGTGGCAGGCGCTAGCCAAGACGGGTGACGACGAAACCCGTGCACTGCTCAAAGAACTCGATCCGCTCGGCGCGTGGGCGGATCTCGCTGTCCTCGCCCGTTCGGCCGGCATCCGCCTGCTGCTCGGGGTGCAACGCCCGGACGCCTCGCTGTTTGGTGGTGCCTCCGGTAATGCCCGTGACAACTTCGGCACCCGCATGAGCCTCGGTCACCTCTCCCAGGATGGTGCGCTGATGATGTGGGGCGACTCCACGGTTGGCCGCGAGGTCGACACCTCCGTCCCCGGCCGCGGCGTGGTCACCTCACTCGACGGATCCCCGGTGGACGCGCAGATGTGGTGGACCCCGAACGTCGACCCGCACCCGAACAAATGGAACCAGCTCTCGGAGGCAGAAAAGGCGATCGTGCGAGGACTGACCCCAGTCGAGCCGCCGACGTTGCAGTTCTACTCGAAGGAACTGCGCGATTTCGTCGAATCCGAACGAGTTCTGGCACAGCGGGCGCGCGAGCGCGGGGATGTTCTCGAGCCGGTCGTGCTCGGTGACAGCCCTGCTGACGCGATCCCGGCCTCGGCCGTCACCGAGGGGATGGTCATCCTCCTCGACGACGACCAGGGCAACGAGGTTCCGGTGACCGTCGACGCGGTCACCGTCATCCGCGACAAGGACACCGGTGACGTCCTCGAAACGACGCTGTCGATCGGCACCGGCGGACGACTGAAAACCAACGTCCACTACGGCCCCACCGACGTGGTGTTCCTTCCCGAACCCGACCAGATCCTCACGACCGTCTGA
- a CDS encoding ParA family protein, with translation MNAFTVEILSDTTARIAGTDEEIVATDGKPIQNRIYEYSQARAMEAGGPVEVAVQRSGRSTQITVAPDGTASRSAPTGPIEPVVPTAPAAPEPYEDAVPEPVSVTVEPIGHSARRAPDEGRPRGPAASTPRRAVSALVAPEVTPGAGEPARLGMRGRLNAVLGLSLAPKTNSAEMRLRASEATINSPIPDFSVVTVASCKGGVGKTPFAVALAQTLATVRGGSTVACADLAEIGGSLADRVGVPPTEGRDVVGLLAAHTDAAATIRPSALSRYMTRQPSGEDIVAGRRGAESGLSYDDAAKLADILAQHRDILVADTGNNPLAGSWQWAISAADVLVIPAPLRFDAASSAERLLQHLSATGSDVLNRTIVVVTDGPGDAPIVEHDAVEAFCEYAVPVLRMPFEPLFASGERIVPARLRPATTTSLTVIAATVVELMTAAR, from the coding sequence GTGAACGCATTCACTGTCGAGATCCTCTCGGATACCACCGCGCGTATCGCGGGGACCGACGAGGAGATCGTCGCCACCGACGGGAAGCCGATCCAAAACCGCATCTACGAGTACAGCCAGGCGCGTGCGATGGAAGCGGGCGGCCCGGTGGAGGTCGCGGTGCAGCGTTCGGGACGTTCCACCCAGATCACGGTCGCACCCGACGGCACCGCGTCGCGGTCCGCCCCGACCGGCCCCATCGAACCCGTGGTGCCCACCGCGCCCGCCGCCCCGGAACCGTATGAAGACGCCGTTCCCGAGCCGGTCAGTGTCACGGTCGAGCCCATCGGCCACTCGGCTCGCCGGGCCCCCGACGAGGGCCGCCCGCGCGGCCCCGCAGCCAGCACGCCCCGCCGGGCGGTGTCGGCGCTGGTGGCGCCCGAGGTCACCCCGGGCGCCGGGGAACCCGCGCGTCTGGGGATGCGCGGCCGGCTCAACGCGGTCCTCGGTCTCAGCCTTGCTCCGAAGACAAACTCGGCCGAGATGCGGCTGCGCGCATCCGAAGCGACGATCAACAGCCCGATTCCCGACTTCTCGGTCGTGACCGTGGCCAGCTGCAAGGGCGGGGTCGGCAAGACCCCGTTTGCGGTGGCCCTGGCCCAGACGCTGGCGACCGTGCGCGGCGGCAGCACGGTCGCGTGCGCGGATCTCGCCGAGATCGGCGGCAGCCTCGCTGATCGGGTCGGTGTTCCTCCCACCGAGGGGCGCGATGTGGTCGGACTGCTGGCCGCCCACACCGATGCCGCGGCCACGATCCGGCCATCGGCACTGTCGCGATACATGACCCGCCAGCCGTCCGGTGAAGACATCGTCGCCGGCCGCCGAGGCGCGGAGTCGGGACTGAGCTACGACGACGCCGCGAAACTGGCCGACATCCTCGCCCAGCACCGCGACATCCTCGTCGCCGACACCGGCAACAACCCCCTCGCCGGCAGCTGGCAGTGGGCGATCTCGGCCGCCGACGTGCTCGTTATCCCGGCCCCGCTGCGCTTCGACGCCGCCTCGTCCGCCGAACGGTTGCTGCAGCACCTGTCCGCCACGGGCAGCGACGTTCTCAACCGCACGATCGTCGTCGTCACCGACGGTCCGGGCGACGCGCCGATCGTCGAACATGACGCCGTCGAGGCGTTCTGCGAATACGCAGTGCCGGTGTTGCGGATGCCCTTCGAGCCGTTGTTCGCCTCCGGTGAACGCATCGTCCCCGCCAGACTCCGCCCCGCCACCACGACGTCGTTGACCGTGATCGCCGCGACCGTCGTCGAACTGATGACCGCCGCGCGCTGA